Proteins encoded together in one Olsenella timonensis window:
- a CDS encoding NUDIX domain-containing protein — protein MPDTDKSPRLDDALDDMRESVAAFTYDGDRTNLDHLSGEPVRRSLVLGDDDPRDAALAERPLTEDVAWTGRIFNVDRLRVQLPDGRAAIRDVVRHPGAVAVVALTEDGRICLVRQYRTALGRVTVEIPAGKLAPGEDPLECAGRELLEETGMSAEKIAFLTTIATSDGFTDELIHVYMATGLEFSRSDPDADEFINVDLVPLEELVDAVLDGRIEDAKTVVGALICDAVMHRLTPEPEE, from the coding sequence ATGCCCGACACCGACAAGAGCCCGCGGCTCGACGACGCGCTCGACGACATGCGCGAGTCCGTCGCCGCCTTCACCTACGACGGCGACCGCACCAACCTCGACCACCTCTCCGGCGAGCCCGTCCGCCGCAGCCTCGTGCTCGGGGACGACGACCCCCGCGACGCGGCGCTCGCCGAGAGGCCGCTCACCGAGGACGTGGCCTGGACCGGGCGCATCTTCAACGTCGACCGCCTCCGCGTGCAGCTCCCCGACGGACGTGCCGCCATCCGCGACGTGGTGCGCCACCCCGGGGCCGTCGCCGTCGTCGCGCTCACCGAGGACGGCCGCATCTGCCTCGTGCGCCAGTACCGCACCGCGCTCGGACGCGTGACCGTGGAGATTCCCGCCGGAAAGCTCGCCCCCGGCGAGGACCCGCTCGAGTGTGCCGGCCGCGAGCTGCTGGAGGAGACCGGCATGTCGGCCGAGAAGATCGCGTTTCTGACCACGATCGCCACCTCGGACGGCTTCACCGACGAGCTCATCCACGTCTACATGGCAACCGGCCTCGAGTTCTCGCGCTCCGACCCCGACGCCGACGAGTTCATCAACGTCGACCTCGTCCCGCTCGAGGAGCTCGTGGACGCCGTGCTCGACGGTCGCATCGAGGACGCCAAGACCGTCGTGGGCGCGCTCATCTGCGACGCCGTCATGCACCGCCTCACCCCGGAGCCGGAGGAGTAG